The nucleotide window GTGTGCCGACCGGGGACGGATGATGACTGCATCAACGATCCAGGTAGTGGTTTAACacaagagaaaaaaaaaagagaaaaaaaaggttgaTCGAAGATGAGGGCTGGGGTTCAAAACCCTCCTTCAACCGGTAAACCTTGGATATTGCTGGcttggaaggaaagaagagagaaagaagtggGTGAAGCTTCCATTGCCCGCTGGAGGAGATGGCACGGTACGTACCGAATGGTATCCGCCAAAGTGGTGGGGTAATGCAAAGGAAGCACGCTCCCGGTCCTGTCAAGCTCAACTAGGTACCGTGCAGTTCGCTTTGTTAGCAAGATCGGGTCTTTTCCCCGCAGTGTTCTGTTAGATAACTGATGTGCCTCTAACTGCAAAAGCTCCGGGGTACCTACGGTAGATAAGGTTCTCTTGGTGCCAAGCAAGGGACTGGGACCCGGACCCTTCATCAACccacttcctctctctctctccaccacctcgacTCCAAGTCTCCAACTTCACTTCTCATCCGCAGAAAACCGAACCCGCAAGCCCTCAGTTACCTCGGTGATGCATCTCCGGCCTTCGAGCGTCATGTCTGCCAACTTCTCCATACAGCTATGTACTGGAAAGTTGCAGCGCGCAGAAAACAAAGTCACGCGGTCAAGACAAGCAGCTCGACGATGTATCCCCCTCGTCCTCAAAAACCATCTCATGTCCCAGAGAGCTTGTATCCAtcgttctcttcctctctttcttcctcatccttgCCCACATTGATATAGGCAACCCCAGACCCAAGGAATAGCTCCTTGCACCCTTATACCACCATCGATATAAGACGGTTCAGTATTCGCATAATGACATCGTCGTATGCTCAAATTCCTCCGCGCCAAGCCTACTTACTCTGAAGCACAGCTGATGCCAGAATCCCGTCAAGTGTTCTGCCGTGTGCTGTATATCACTATCCACATACAAGCTGTCCTTTTGTCAGTCGGCACCAGTCATCTCGACTTCTTCCTCAGCGCTGCTTGAGACGCACCGACAGACCGAATTTCAAGACCCTGAACTGGTTCCAACAGAGAACCATAGAATTACGTCATGCACGCCTTCCGTGGCCGACCACCGCCCGATGTATcagaaaaggagaaaggtGATACTGGTTCACAGCTGGGAGAAGATGCCGACACATTGCACCCTTCAGACTCGGTTTCCAACAGAAATTTCTATGGTCACGCACAAGTCCATGAGGGACCACGGCCGAACATCAGGACCGAACTGAAAAAGGATGATGCCTACGACGAACTCCCCTTCTCGTACTCCAAGTCCACGAAATGGATGATTCTCACCGTCGTCTTTCTCATCCAGACATCTATGAACTTCAACACGTCACTGTACTCCAACGGTCTGACCGGCATCTCTGAAGAATTTGGCATCAGGCTTCAGGAAGCCCGCTGGGGCGCagccatcttcctcatcacctATGCCTTTGGGTGCGAGCTTTGGGCGCCTTGGTCAGAGGAGTTTGGTCGCAAAAAGGTTCTGCAGACCTCGCTCTTTCTGGTCAATATTTGGTGCATCCCGGTCGCTCTCGCTCCCAATTTCGCAACCATCCTCGTTGGTCGGGCCCTGGGAGGCTTATCATGCGCTGGTGGCAGTGTCACTCTCGGCATGATTGCCGATATGTACGAGCCTGCTGACCAGCAGGTTGCCGTCTCATTCATCGTCTTTTCCTCGGTGGGCGGATCAGTGCTTGGCCCCATCGTCGGCGGATTTGTCGAGACCTATCTAGACTGGAGGTGGTGCATCTGGATCCAGCTGCTCTTTGGTGGTTTCGTTCAGTTTCTTCACCTACTCCTTGTTCCAGAGACGAGATGTACTATCCATCTCGACAGAATCGCCAAGAAGCGCAGAAAGTCAGGCATGGCGCCCAATCTCTACGGCCCCAATGAACTCTGTCCTTTCCGTCAACGCTTCAGCTGGAAAGAGGTGATAAAAAAGTGGGGCCGTCCCTTTCGGATGTTTGTTACGGAGCCGATCGTCCTCACTCTCTCACTACTGTCAGGATTCTCTGATGCCCTCATCTTTATGCAGATCCAGTCCTTTGTTCTGGTCTACAATCAATGGGGATTTTCCAAGATCCAACTTGGCCTTGCTTTCGTCCCAATTGGCTTAGGGTACCTGATCGCCTGGCTGTCCTTCTTACCAGTCTTTAAGCGCAACAAGAGGGCGCGCGATCTGAAACCGCATAGCGAGCATGCGCAGTATGAATCTCGGCTATGGTGGCTTCTCTGGACTGCGCCATGCTTGCCCATAGGTTTGATCATTTTTGCATGGACGTGCAGTGGACCGCCCATACATTGGATTGGGACCATGGTCGGGTCTACCATGATTGGCATTGCAAACTACTCCATCTATATGGCCACCATAGACGTAAGCTTAGGTTCTACCTCATTGACTGACAAAAGACATGCTAACCAAATACTCAACAGTATATGATCTGCGCTTACGGTCCCTACTCAGCTTCTGCTACCGGAGGTAACGGCTGGGCTCGCGACTTCCTTGCTGGTGTTCTAACGGTGCCGGCCACGCCCTTCGTCAGCAACATTGGCGGGACGAGGCACTTGGAAATCGCAAACACCATTCTATTCGCTatatcccttcttcttgttgcggCTATCTACATAACGTATATCTACGGACCAACTCTCCGTAAGAAGTCCAAATACGCGCAAAAGCTGGCCAAAAATACCACCCTAGATGAGTTCGGACGCTCGCGGCCTCCTTCCCAAATCTCCGATCGGGACCAGCTCTGTCTCTGACGAGATACATAGAGATCTTGTAGAAGACTCCTTCTGATTTCGAGTGTGACACGCGTATCTTTTAACTATACGGGGTATGTTCTTGGCTTGACCTTCGTCATTGACTCAATGCGTTCTGAACGTCGAGACCAGGGATTCGCCTGTGATGGGACGACTCTGGATTCTTACCAAAGCCGCTTACTGAACCTTCTGGTGGGAAATTCTCGGACTCTGGAAAATTGGGTGCTATTACAGGACGATGAAATATCTTAGCAAGGATATGTTACCACATGCGTACATGTTTTGCGAATATTTCGAGCAGCAATTCCTGACAACGTTGGCAGTTCACGGTGGCTTTTTGTCGAATTACCAGTACCCATGTATTATTAGCAACATTTGATAAGCAGCTATCACGAGCCTTGTAGCCATATCGACATGATCATTTCCAAGACACATGCAATGGTGGTGTTTTGTGTTTTATGTTGAAGGCGCATGGTGATTGTTATGATACAGATACAGTGCGAGTCGACACGGCTCACTTACACAGCAGGCGAGAGCCCCACTTTGATCTGGCCAAGGACCCAATTCCACTTTCAGTGCAACGGCCCCGAGTGCCAGTCCACTGAGAGCCACTGTGTTGCGGGGATCGACATGGACGTTGAACTTTTTTCTTGCCAATACCCAGAATATTGTCTTCCAGTCCCTTGAAACTCCCCATTTCCAATTGATTTttgccagcaccaccacaccTCGAGGTCTTTTTGCAGTGAAATCATTCAAAATGGCGGACGACGGTGACATGTTCCTCAACTTTGAGATCGGAGATGCTCCGATCAAGCAGACGGTCAAGTACACAGGTGGCCGGTGGAGGGACAGAGTCAAGGCGCAAAAGGGCGAGAAGGGTGGACAGGATCAGTCAAAACAGGCCTCGACAGCTCGACGAGATACCGGCGCCGACTACTACACGAACAGAGCCGCGAAACGTCAACGGACAGAAGATGGCGACTCTGGCAGATTCTCCAAGACCCCACGAACAGGCAATGCCGCCGAGAGaggtccgccgccgccgccgacacATGCCATGAAGACTGGCCTCGTATCGTCGCGACTGTTTACTTCGAATCCCGTTCCCGTAACCGACTTCGAGGAGCTTCCCCAAGCCGAAGAAGCCGAGCCTGCACAACCTTCGAACGCTCCCCTCAGTGCCGAAGCAGAGAACTTCCTCTCGTTGGGTCTCTCCCGACGTGTATCCCAGCACCTGGCGACGAAGCTCGAGATGAAGGCCCCGACCGCCATCCAGAAGAACACGATACCACAACTAGTCAAGGAGGATAGCGATGCCTTCCTCCAAGCCGAGACGGGTTCCGGAAAGACGCTAGCATACCTTCTCCCCATTGTCCACAGGATATTGGCCCTCAGTCACAACGAGGACGGTACCCCAAAGACCACCAAAGTGCACCGCAACTCGGGACTCTTTGCTATCATTCTTGCTCCTACCCGCGAACTCTGCAAGCAAATTGCCGTTGTCCTCGAAAAGGTGCTGCGCTGTGCTCCTTGGCTAGTCTGCACCACGGTAATAGGTGGTGAAAGCAAAAAGTCAGAGAAGGCGCGCATCAGAAAGGGTGTCAACATCCTAATCGCTACTCCCGGTCGCTTGACAGATCATCTCGACAACACAAAGGTTCTCGACGTTGGTACGGTCCGCTGGTTGGTACTCGATGAAGGTGATCGCATGATGGAAATGGGTTTCGAGGACGATATCAAGACTATTGTTGGCAAGATCAGGGCTGGTACACtacagaagaagaacgccGAGGGTGTGGTTTTGGACGGCGTTCTCCCTTCGAGGAGAGTCACGGTTCTTTGCTCGGCTACAATGAAAATGAACGTCCAGAAGCTGGGTGAGATCAGTTTGGAGGATGCTGTCCACATCACAGCGTCCAAGAGCGATATGGAGAAGGATGCGGAGACTGGTGCTGTTGAGACGGCATTCTCCGCGCCCGCCCAGCTAAAGCAGGCCGCTATCGTCACACCCGCCAAGTTGCGCCTGGTGACGCTTATTGCCTTGCTCAAGTCAACTTTTGCCAGGAAGGGCTCGGTCATGAAGGctatcatcttcatctcgtGTGCTGACTCGGTTGACTATCACTTTGAGCTTCTCAAGTCTACCACACCGCGTGCTGAGCCCGAGCCCAAGCCTGAAGGCGAAGCTCCCACCAAGCCGAACATCCACATCGAGTCGACCGTCGCGCCAGCAACATACATTACCTCCCCAGCCAACCCTACGGTGATGCTACACAAGCTCCACGGTTCGCTCGCCCAGCCCGTCCGTAGCGCCACCCTCAAGGCCTTCAGCGAATGCAAGGACCCCGCCGtgctcatcaccaccgatATCTCCTCCCGTGGTCTCGATGTCCCGGCCGTCGAACTTGTCATCGAGTACGACCCGGCCTTCGCCGTGCCTGACCACGTCCACCGTATCGGTCGTACCGCCCGTGCCGGTCGCGCCGGTAAAGCcgtgctcttcctcctccccggGTCCGAAGAAGGCTACATTTCCATCCTGCCCAAATCGACCCCCATCGCACCCCAGCTGTACGATTCCATCCTCCAAAAGGGCTTCGCCACAAACATCAACGTGCCTGGCACCGAGTCCGGAGTCCTCGAAACCGATCGTCAATCTTGGGCCTCCCGCGCCGAAGCTCTTCAACTACACTTCGAACAGCGTCTCCTCGCTCCTCTGCCCGGCGCCACGCCCGTCTTTGAATCCAAAAGCGAGAAATTTGCCGCCTCCAAGCagggcaagaagggcaagaaggacGCCAAGAAGGATGAGAACAAAACACCTGACAACCCTCTCCTCGTCTCCGCCCGCCAAGCCTTCCGCTCGCACATTCGTGCGTACGCCACGCACGTTCGCGAGGAGCGCGTCTACTTTGACATTACCGCGCTGCATCTCGGTCACATGGCCAAGGCGTTCGGGTTACGCGAGGCTCCCGGTGGAATTGGCGGCGGTGTTTCCAGGAGGACGCACAGGCCCGTGCAGCCGGGTGACAAGACAAATAAGACGAGCAAGTCTGTGGGCGATGGCACCGCTAGGAGGCcgaagaaggatgatgatgatgagagggACTTTGGTGCGGCGGATGAGGATGCGGgcaggaggatgaaggagaagatgaagatgatgatgggcaaTATGGCTAGCGAGTTCAACTTGGGTTAAGTATGGGTTGTTGTGGCTGGATGGGTTGGGATAGGATAAAAAATCTTGAGaagagatggatgatggacaaTGGACAGTGGGCgatggaaggaatggaacAAAGTGCATTATCAGTCAGACTAAGGTACTAGGAACATATACCCCAGGAGAGAGTATGGATGTGGACGTGGTAATGGGAATGCAATGAAAGCTGGATATATTTCTTTGTTTACACACAGGAGCCCGAACTGGTTGGTGATGTGGATGCAAGGAGTggcttgttttctttttcttggtgATGGTCCTCATTGTGTTTTCCTCGCATGAATCTTTGAGCAAAAGCACAAGGTCATTCCAGGTTTATAGGTGGATGTTTTGCACGACCAATCACACAAAAAGCCCGCGTGGCGCAATTGGTTAGCGCGTCAGACTTTTAAGAAGCCTGTAAAAAGGTCTTCTAAGCCATCTGAATGTTGCGAGTTCGAGTCTCGCCGTGGGCGATTCTTTTTgcacttttttctttcttttttttccccatgTTTATCATAtcttcctttttgtttttctttctctgttCACCGGTCCTTTTCATCATCCTTTAACAGCGTTGGATCTCTTTCGAGTGTTTGTTTATTCCTCTATATGTACAGCTTACCATCGACGTCATATATGCGTCTGTCTCGATACATGCAAGAGTGCAGACATCATTTACATTTTGTTTTCGCACGTCTTTCCTCAGTGCGAACACCTATATTCATCTCCCATTTTCTCCCAAAAGTAACCAAAACCGTCCACacacatcaacaccaccgcaTTACCCCCTTAACCCACCCTCAACCCCCAATCCGGCAACACACCAGCAATATGTTTCCCCAACAAATCGTTATAAATAGCGCTCCCACCCGGTAACCGATGAATCAACCCCCTGATCCACTCCAAatcctccctttcctcttcctcctgccGTTCCCTTGTCAGTACCTCTAGCAACGACCCCGTCGCCGTCGGCCCAGCAAACCTCCTCCGATCCTCCAAAGGCACCTTGGCAAGTACATCCACCATGGCACAAGCGACATCAAAAACCTTCTCCGTCAACCCGACGCCGTGCACACGAATGCTTTCTAGAGGCAAGGATTTGGTGACTTGGACGAGTTGGTGAGCGATGgagagggggtggtggtaggTTAGTGATTCCTTGATGGTAGCAGGGGAAGCTACCGGGGGGgcggaaggaggagggatcAATAACCCGATGCGTAAGCGGATCTGCCAGAGGATCACGCGCAGCCAGAGTTGGGTGATTTTCAGGTTGGCGATTTGGGTTGTGTGGAAGTGGCTAGAGGTAgtgggaaggagggaaggggtCGTTgtgtttggaggaggaggaggaggaggaggagatggtggtggtcgtggagGGGAAGAAACACACATGATCGAATCCATCAGGTGTCCATCTGGCGACATGGACGGGAGGGAAACCGGACCTGAACTCAATCCCGGACCCGAACCCGGGCTAGGACCAGGCACCGCCTCCGCAATCGCTCTTTCCACCACATCCAACGGCCCCGCCACCATCGCCGGACTCCCAAATGCGCTGCTCGAGGTCATTGTCACCTCCTGGTTCAACAACGCCATGAACCCCGTATCCAACGGCCTGAACAGCGCCACCAAGCTAGCCAGCCCTGCCAACTCCGGGTCGTCGGCACAGCCCGCCAAATCTACAGGTAGCGATGGTGTGGTGGGCGTAATCTGCAGCGTTATCGGTCTCCGATACCTAATCCCATGCGATCTTTCGCTCACCAAAAGCACCCAAAATAACCGATCCGCCAGCATTTTCCTTGTCCGCGTCATCTCACCCCCTCTTTTCCCatattcctctttttcttcttcttcttcttctggttcttcttcgtcttgttttctttcttcagaTCCAGATCCAGATCCAGAAGAATCATCACAATCAACAACCCTCAAAACAAGCCACAGAGTCGTCGCCTCCCTCAACCAAAAAAAGGCCTGAGAGTGATGAAACAGCACCGCGTGGCACGCGTACAAGAAAAAGGTGATCAATACCCTTTCTAACGTCGGGGCAAACCTTTTTGGTGGTGTACCTGTAcctgtgcctgtgcctgtgcctgtACCTGTACCGGCACCTGTGCCTGTGCCCGAAGCCAAAAGGTGACGATGGTGGCTGGCTTGTGCTTCTTCAAAGAGTAAACGGCCGTAAACGGAGTTGGAGTGCGGGATGCCGATGGAGGTGAAGAGACATTCGGAAGGGTGTTCGATTTGGAGGAGGGTCAGGGcgcagagagagaggagtaAGGTTTGGGCTTCGGCGCCTCTGTCATCTAGAGGTAGGCGTTGGCTGAGCtggggggaggaagagatgtggaggaggtggttgaTGTAGGTAGGGGTGAGGATGGGAATGGTGGGGTAGAGGCGGGAGAAGAAGCGGGTGATGCAGTGGTCGAGTACTGGCTTGGGGAGAGGGTTGAagtgctgctgttgttgatgatgatgatgctgctgaACCTGGTGAGGAGAGCTGGCTGATGCTGCACCGCCTGAGAGAGGGTAGTTGACCAGACTCTCGGGGCTGGCTGGGAGTTGGGTGAAGGACCatgtcgttgttgctgtcgtcCCTGTTGAATCTGGGGCCGTAGCTGTAGCGGGTGCCAGTCCGCCGGCATGTGCATGAGTTCGGGGCAGTAGAACATGTGTCTGCGTCTGGTGATGTTGTCCATGTTGTCGACTTCCACTTTGATGACACCCAATCATCCTCTCGCTCCTGAGACATTGATCCTCCAATCCGACACCGATGCACCTCTGACATGGCCTCGATTCGCTACACCCCTTTTGCAGTCTTCTGCATCGTTGACAGGCCTTGGACACCTGGGCTCTCTTCTTCTGTGTTCGTactggacctggacctgaACCTGGACcggaagctgctgctgctggtgctacTGAAGGCATGTCACCGTGATGCGACGACATCAACGCTACCGCATTGGACGAGGGAAACGAGCCGCTTGTAGGTGCAGGTACGGGTTGAGCCGAATGGCCAGCAGTCGCAGGAGCGGTTCCCTCCTCGGGGACATGTCGGTTGACGAAAGCGTTATCGCCATAGTCATTCTCGCCCATGTCGTCGCCTATCGCCTAAAAGCGTCGTTCTGCTCTCCCATGGTGAGTTATAATATGTCGCCGGTGCCAGTCCCTGCCCTCTTCTCGTCCCGTCCCTAACCAGGAAATCGGATCAAAGACGCGCCTCTGGGGATCGGTCTTAAGGCACACGCGAGAAACGTGCGAGTGTGTCTTTGTGTGGCCGAGCTCTGCTACGGTCCGTCCCACTATGACTGGCAAAAATGGTggtggaaaaggagaagaaggccgcaGGTTCGCAAGCCTGGAATCGGACATGGAGATGGGATGACCTAAATGTCGCTCCAATGGAACCCTGCCCTTCGTTTCCAGTTTTACGGCATTATGCCGGCTATATTGACTTGGCACTAGCCCCTAAAGAATTACCAAGCCGCCTGAAAAGGGAAACAGAGTGGCTGCCTAGAAAGGAGGCAAATGTGGTCTTGAAGTAATCATCCACGGCATCAACAGATATTGTGTCTGGTAAGCATTCGTTTACGTGTCAAGGCGGTGTCGACTTTAGTTCGTTAACATGGGCTCATCCCAGCTTTGCTCTTCGCAATATATAGGTAACTTTTTTTTACACGTTTAAGCGGTCATCGAGTCCGAAGCCACGACCGGACATGGTTAGGTACTGACCTCCAAACTTGACTTCATTCTCTCCGAATGATCTGAGACACTCACTCTTCCTCACTGACTGTAGCCAGGGACGGACAATTTCAAATGCACTAAATGTACCATTGAGTCGCTTCCAGTCAAATAACAGACTTTTCTCTCTAACCTCATCCTTTAAGCCTCGATTTCCTTCCCCTCATGactctccatcttctcaagcgacatcttcttctcgccaTGACTGCGCAAGTCAAAAGGATCAACTTTGGTCTTCCTAAACTTCCTCGCTGTCACCTTCTTCTCAAACAAAATATCCAACTCGGCATATGTCCTCCCCTTCGGCTCCGGCAGTCTAAAGAACACCCATATAGCCGACAACAAGCAGCTGCCCGCCCAGAAGAACGCCGTCCTAGCGCCCCAATTCCACGCCGTCGAGCTCAGCTGGTAATTCGTCATTACATTGACAAAGATGTTACTAGCATTGTACGCTGCACGGGCAAGCACGATGGTCTTGGCCTTTAGACGAGTTGACGACAGCTCGGAGATGAGACAGTACGTCACCGGACCGACAGCAAAGTCGTAGACGAACGTGAACGCGACGAGTACGCCGCCGATGGCCCACACAGAGGCCTTGTTTCCGCCAAAGGAGAGACAGCCGACGATGGCGAGCAGACAGAACTGCGCGCAGAGACCGCTAAAATGGATGCGTCGACGGCCGACGCGTGACATGAGGAACCACGACCCGGCGGTGCCGACCATACCGAGGGCGTACTGGCCCATGGAGAGCGAGAACGAGTTGCTCGGGTCCATGCCGGCTTGCGTGAGGAAGTAGGAGAAGTAACCCATCAGGTTCTGGCCGCCGAGGGTCTGGACAAGCCAAATGCCCACGACGATCTCCGTACGGCGAAGATCAACACCCCTGAAGCAGTCGCGGAAAGTGACACCCTCCTTCATCTGCTTCTCGAGCTCGTTGGTATGCTCAATCATAGCCAGCGTCTCGTCCACGTTGAACCCGGGTTGATTCCTCGAAGTCAAACGGAGGAGCGACTGCTTGGCCTCCTCCCTCCTGTCATGTCGGACATACCACCAAGGCGACTCGGGAGCAAAGACGAGCCCGGCGAGGATGGGAATTGGCCACACCCACTGCACGCCAAAGGGAATCCTGTACGCCCACTGATCAGTCCGGCCCACGGAGCCCTTGTTGACGGCGGCAGCGAAGAACTGGCCAATTACCCAGCACATGTTGATGAAGGTTGTCAGGTACGGGCGAAGCACCATCGGCGCAACCTCGGAGGCATAGGCGGGTGTAACGCTCTGAAAGGC belongs to Neurospora crassa OR74A linkage group IV, whole genome shotgun sequence and includes:
- a CDS encoding multidrug transporter, with protein sequence MHAFRGRPPPDVSEKEKGDTGSQLGEDADTLHPSDSVSNRNFYGHAQVHEGPRPNIRTELKKDDAYDELPFSYSKSTKWMILTVVFLIQTSMNFNTSLYSNGLTGISEEFGIRLQEARWGAAIFLITYAFGCELWAPWSEEFGRKKVLQTSLFLVNIWCIPVALAPNFATILVGRALGGLSCAGGSVTLGMIADMYEPADQQVAVSFIVFSSVGGSVLGPIVGGFVETYLDWRWCIWIQLLFGGFVQFLHLLLVPETRCTIHLDRIAKKRRKSGMAPNLYGPNELCPFRQRFSWKEVIKKWGRPFRMFVTEPIVLTLSLLSGFSDALIFMQIQSFVLVYNQWGFSKIQLGLAFVPIGLGYLIAWLSFLPVFKRNKRARDLKPHSEHAQYESRLWWLLWTAPCLPIGLIIFAWTCSGPPIHWIGTMVGSTMIGIANYSIYMATIDYMICAYGPYSASATGGNGWARDFLAGVLTVPATPFVSNIGGTRHLEIANTILFAISLLLVAAIYITYIYGPTLRKKSKYAQKLAKNTTLDEFGRSRPPSQISDRDQLCL
- a CDS encoding ATP-dependent RNA helicase dbp-7; protein product: MADDGDMFLNFEIGDAPIKQTVKYTGGRWRDRVKAQKGEKGGQDQSKQASTARRDTGADYYTNRAAKRQRTEDGDSGRFSKTPRTGNAAERGPPPPPTHAMKTGLVSSRLFTSNPVPVTDFEELPQAEEAEPAQPSNAPLSAEAENFLSLGLSRRVSQHLATKLEMKAPTAIQKNTIPQLVKEDSDAFLQAETGSGKTLAYLLPIVHRILALSHNEDGTPKTTKVHRNSGLFAIILAPTRELCKQIAVVLEKVLRCAPWLVCTTVIGGESKKSEKARIRKGVNILIATPGRLTDHLDNTKVLDVGTVRWLVLDEGDRMMEMGFEDDIKTIVGKIRAGTLQKKNAEGVVLDGVLPSRRVTVLCSATMKMNVQKLGEISLEDAVHITASKSDMEKDAETGAVETAFSAPAQLKQAAIVTPAKLRLVTLIALLKSTFARKGSVMKAIIFISCADSVDYHFELLKSTTPRAEPEPKPEGEAPTKPNIHIESTVAPATYITSPANPTVMLHKLHGSLAQPVRSATLKAFSECKDPAVLITTDISSRGLDVPAVELVIEYDPAFAVPDHVHRIGRTARAGRAGKAVLFLLPGSEEGYISILPKSTPIAPQLYDSILQKGFATNINVPGTESGVLETDRQSWASRAEALQLHFEQRLLAPLPGATPVFESKSEKFAASKQGKKGKKDAKKDENKTPDNPLLVSARQAFRSHIRAYATHVREERVYFDITALHLGHMAKAFGLREAPGGIGGGVSRRTHRPVQPGDKTNKTSKSVGDGTARRPKKDDDDERDFGAADEDAGRRMKEKMKMMMGNMASEFNLG
- a CDS encoding RING-4, coding for MGENDYGDNAFVNRHVPEEGTAPATAGHSAQPVPAPTSGSFPSSNAVALMSSHHGDMPSVAPAAAASGPGSGPGPVRTQKKRAQVSKACQRCRRLQKGCSESRPCQRCIGVGLEDQCLRSERMIGCHQSGSRQHGQHHQTQTHVLLPRTHAHAGGLAPATATAPDSTGTTATTTWSFTQLPASPESLVNYPLSGGAASASSPHQVQQHHHHQQQQHFNPLPKPVLDHCITRFFSRLYPTIPILTPTYINHLLHISSSPQLSQRLPLDDRGAEAQTLLLSLCALTLLQIEHPSECLFTSIGIPHSNSVYGRLLFEEAQASHHRHLLASGTGTGAGTERKQDEEEPEEEEEEKEEYGKRGGEMTRTRKMLADRLFWVLLVSERSHGIRYRRPITLQITPTTPSLPVDLAGCADDPELAGLASLVALFRPLDTGFMALLNQEVTMTSSSAFGSPAMVAGPLDVVERAIAEAVPGPSPGSGPGLSSGPVSLPSMSPDGHLMDSIMCVSSPPRPPPSPPPPPPPPNTTTPSLLPTTSSHFHTTQIANLKITQLWLRVILWQIRLRIGLLIPPPSAPPVASPATIKESLTYHHPLSIAHQLVQVTKSLPLESIRVHGVGLTEKVFDVACAMVDVLAKVPLEDRRRFAGPTATGSLLEVLTRERQEEEEREDLEWIRGLIHRLPGGSAIYNDLLGKHIAGVLPDWGLRVG
- a CDS encoding MFS maltose permease; its protein translation is MADQKPLTSSPEEATEAGTTTTTTIPQAQIQDDVVLVEAKHAADTEHEMTLLRAIQLYPKAIGWSVLLSSTLIMEGYDLALLGSLYASPVFNKKFGELNPATGKYAVSAAWQSGLSNGARAGEIFGLIFAGWAADRIGYKKTTIASLVLMITFIFVLFFAPNVKVLVVGEVLCGIPWGAFQSVTPAYASEVAPMVLRPYLTTFINMCWVIGQFFAAAVNKGSVGRTDQWAYRIPFGVQWVWPIPILAGLVFAPESPWWYVRHDRREEAKQSLLRLTSRNQPGFNVDETLAMIEHTNELEKQMKEGVTFRDCFRGVDLRRTEIVVGIWLVQTLGGQNLMGYFSYFLTQAGMDPSNSFSLSMGQYALGMVGTAGSWFLMSRVGRRRIHFSGLCAQFCLLAIVGCLSFGGNKASVWAIGGVLVAFTFVYDFAVGPVTYCLISELSSTRLKAKTIVLARAAYNASNIFVNVMTNYQLSSTAWNWGARTAFFWAGSCLLSAIWVFFRLPEPKGRTYAELDILFEKKVTARKFRKTKVDPFDLRSHGEKKMSLEKMESHEGKEIEA